Proteins encoded together in one Lathyrus oleraceus cultivar Zhongwan6 chromosome 5, CAAS_Psat_ZW6_1.0, whole genome shotgun sequence window:
- the LOC127079270 gene encoding uncharacterized protein LOC127079270 encodes MAGDNNLAVMVERIMERNEVNIGLHRPNYISPLSEYILQIKFPRGWKVPKFTKFSRDTSESFVEHVARYLTEAGDIVNNENLRIKYFLSSLTKNAFTWFTMLPTNLIHDWTRLERLFHEQFYMGHSKISLKELASIKRKFTEPIDDYLNRLYLLKARCFTQVLEHELVKMGASSLDYSIRKKLDTEYLRDMAQLADRV; translated from the coding sequence ATGGCAGGAGATAACAACTTGGCTGTCATGGTCGAGAGGATTATGGAGCGAAATGAGGTAAACATTGGCCTCCATAGGCCAAACTATATCTCCCCATTGTCAGAGTATATTTTGCAGATCAAATTTCCTAGGGGATGGAAGGTCCCAAAATTCACGAAATTTTCAAGAGACACTAGTGAATCTTTCGTCGAACATGTGGCAAGGTATCTAACTGAGGCAGGGGATATCGTCAATAATGAAAATCTGAGAATAAAATATTTCCTCAGTTCTCTCACTAAGAATGCCTTTACATGGTTCACTATGCTCCCGACAAATTTGATTCATGATTGGACTCGTCTAGAAAGATtattccatgaacaattttacatgggacaTTCGAAGATTAGTCTTAAAGAATTGGCTAGTATTAAGCGCAAATTTACTGAGCCAATAGATGATTATCTCAATAGATTATATTTGCTAAAGGCAAGATGTTTCACACAAGTTCTTGAGCACGAGTTAGTCAAAATGGGCGCTAGCAGTTTAGATTATTCCATCAGGAAGAAATTAGATACCGAATACTTGAGGGATATGGCCCAATTGGCTGACAGAGTTTGA
- the LOC127079271 gene encoding uncharacterized protein LOC127079271: protein MKNGCVEEYNAFSKRPDEATKNHLKSLLIRVKVDNVGINKILVDGGAVVNLMPHFILKKIGKFDTDLKPHNMVFLNYEENIGHTLGVIQVDLTVGTITKPTMFMVIASGANYNMLLGHEWTHDTRAIPFSLHQRIFIWRNDGIVVSYPQNHPTPYNFHLIYDLITHTCIVSSP, encoded by the coding sequence ATGAAAAACGGTTGTGTCGAAGAATATAATGCTTTCTCCAAAAGACCTGATGAAGCAACGAAGAACCATCTGAAATCCCTTCTCATCAGGGTAAAAGTGGATAATGTAGGGATCAACAAAATTTTGGTAGATGGTGGTGCGGTGGTAAACCTGATGCCACACTTtattttgaagaaaattggaAAATTCGACACAGATCTCAAACCTCATAACATGGTGTTTTTGAATTACGAAGAAAATATTGGCCACACCCTGGGAGTGATCCAGGTAGACCTAACAGTTGGTACTATCACTAAGCCAACAATGTTTATGGTTATTGCTTCGGGGGCTAATTACAACATGCTTTTGGGTCATGAATGGACACACGACACTAGGGCAATACCCTTTTCACTCCATCAAAGAATCTTTATATGGAGGAATGATGGTATAGTAGTGTCATACCCCCAAAATCACCCTACCccatacaactttcatctgatctATGACCTTATTACACATACATGCATTGTTTCATCACCATAA